The nucleotide window tttttagatgatttatatttttgcatgtaaaaataaaaacagattttGTTCCATACAGAAAATAAATGACCAACTAGATACATACATAATCACATGATACACAAGTAACAATTAACATTTTCTTTAAGCATATGCCTAATGAGGGCTGACAAGACATTCAATTCATATGCATTGATTAATGAATACCATTAATATTTTGACATCTTCCTATTTGACATAACCATATATAGAGATTtgatagatatgatagatattaaTCTATACATTTGATAAAGGACTTATCTATATGATGCCAACATTTTGGAAGTGAAAATCTgtggatatacactgagtatacaaaaactatgaacacctgctcctttccatgacatagactgaccaggtgaatccaggtgaaagctatgatcccttattgatgtcacttgtcaaatccacttcaatcagtgtagataaaggggagaaGGGATGTTAAAGAAGGATCtcttcaactcaatattaggaaggtttaCTTAATGTTCtctacactcagtgtagataTGGTGGTGCCTCTGAACACGGAAACTAGAGAAATTGAAGATATTAATGAATGTGGCAGAATGGAACGGGGCTTTGGAAGAAACAGGAGATGAACTGTAGAAATCTAACTTGTGAATCATATTTCAAATACTGCCTTATTGTTATGAAGAGCATTCTTCATATAGACCTCTAGGGGGATTAAGTTAAGCAAAATATCTAGCCAAGCTGTAAAGTTTTGGTACTGCGTGAAGTTGGGGGAGCTAAGAGACAACATCTAAAGGCAATTGCCGTTAATATTTTGTGTTCACGTGAGCAATGTGTACAAAAATATAGACAGGCCACAAAGCACCTACATTTGCTTAATAAATCTCCCCCCAAGCTGAGTGAATCTGTCAAATGAATCCAATCCTCACCACTAACACCATAGTTATTATCAGGTGGGCTTGGCAGAGTGAGACAGTAGCATTAGCTCCACTTCCCAAGCTGACAAACACATCAAACAGCCAGAACAAGACAGAGCGGAGTCCAATTATTTCTGCAGGATTCATGGGTTTATTAGGTTTTGTACAACTAATTGGTCTCAaatgctgttctgttctctataGAAAGAACACAAAACGAGGACATTTTCAACTGAAAGCAACATGTTTCGACATCAGCATACTGAGATAAGTGTGAGCACGGTGGAAAGTAGGTCTAGCCACCGACATATTTTCATCTTGCCTTGCCAAGAGATTCTGGGCAATACTAAATAACCAACCATTAAAAATGGTTTGGATGACACAACAATACCCTAAGTAAGTCTAAAATCAACTAACACTTCAAAAAAGTTAACTATCGATTTAAAAACAGTGGCAagtcaaagagagagagcaaacaggtCATGCCATGATTGGTTTTCCACACATGCCCCAGCCCGCGCACACCACAATGAACACAGGTTCATTTATAAATAACCAAACCCATAAAACATACAGTACTGGTTGTCATAAATGtagttatcatcacctgataggctaagtgtttttttttgtcacaGTAAACCCAAATAAACAAAAAGCAGCACAGTACAAGCACAACAACAGAATAAGAATGGATCATCTGATCAATATTGAGAGTCCAGACTCATCAGGAGGGGTTGGAGAAGGGGCCGCCCCTAGTCCATGAATCCGCCATATTTCTTCTGTATCTCAGCCAGGGGGGAGTCAACCCCCTGCCCCTCCCAGGAGCGTTTCAGGAGCCCCCCCTTGTTCTTCTGATCCTCCAGCCACTCAGGCCTCCCTACCCTCCTCATGAAGCCCCCATAACGCTTCTTCAATGGCCTGCCCGCCACCTCCAGAGCCCCGAAGTCCCCCCCTCTCCTCATGAACCCCCCGTAGCGCTTGGCCAACTCTCCGTCTCTCTGCGCCTCGGCCTCTGAATTCAGGATCTTCAGGATTTCCAGACGGATGTCCTCTTCCTCAGCCactgggctgttctgtcctccCTGCACTCCTCCATCCTGTACGGGTGGGCTCCTCCTGATCATGAACCCCCCGTATCGCTTCATGAAGCCGCCATACTTCTTGGCCAACTGGTGCTGTTCGCCTTCCACCTCTTCCTGTTTGATTTTGTCAACAGCCACAGGCTCCTCCTCCAATAGGACGTCTCGGCAGAGGCGGAGCTTCGTGGTGTCCAGGCTGCCCTCACATTCTATTGAGCATGTCTGCAAAGATATGAAGGGGAGGGGAACCTCAAAACACAGAAGTGTAGCAGAGGCTCACAAACCCATTTCCTTTCTGTAAATCTAGTTTTAATTTGAGACTTGTCTCTATCAAGGGGCACATGGTACACAGCCGTGAAGAAATAATATATTGTCtggagtgatatagtgatatatgtTTTGCCATATAAAGGCAAATTGTACATATAGAGTAGTGTTTAATTAGACAATATTTAACAGGAGCAGAAACAAGTCCAATTCTGGTGTGTGAAATAACTGGGTGCGTCCGCTATTCTCCAATGCCAGAGAGACACAGTTGGATGTACAAACAAATGGATTCTATTTGCCTATACCAATATGTTATGATACTTCTCTATTAGTTTTAAGAATAATTAAATAAGTAAGATGGGAAACAGATGGAGGGACACTTTTATCTGGTTCATTAAACAGCTTCTGGCAAACACAGTTAATGAGACGTTCCTCAAAGCCCGTTACTACCCTACATCTAATGCCTCATAGCACTTGTCTTTTTTATTTCTGAGCACATCAAAGCAGCAGAGAAGAGGGCTTTTGTATAGCCTACAGATCATTCTGAATACATTATCTTGTGGAAAATAAACGTCTCAGATTCATTTTTCTTTTACTTTATTTTATTGGAGGTATTTGAATAATATGAAAAAATGATCTCTAAGaacaattataaactgggttgttggagccctgaattctgattggctgacagccatggtaaaTTTAAGCAATAATgcacgaggaggtgtggtatatggccaacatgAAGGAATAGggaaaaaggaaaccgcacactgctctttatagtatcactgatctttaataagctttacTTATGGCAGAGTTTTTGTGAATATTCTGAAATTTGCACCCTTATGTAGACCTAGCCCCACCCACATCCGTTCCACACATAGAAGGGGATTGGAGGCTAAGGAAAAACAaataagtgctaccaaatataacaatatgtATTTCATAAATATTACAAAAGTGTATAAATAAGAGGTATGAAACACGtctgtaaaaccacaatgaggacatAGCAAGTTTTCATTAGTCATTGGGTACATAACTATAACTATTTTAGGTTTGATGATGAATACTACCTCCAAACGAATGGAACATTGGTGGACTCCACATTCGTCTTTATGTGGCTCTTTTTGAAGAACGTTTTGTTAATAATGAAAACGAAAATCAATTTTTGAATAAAGTTCTGAAGTGGTATCTATATATTGACAACATTTTTTTGCATATGGGAATGAACTGAAAAAGAGCTGTCAGATTTTATGGCACTACTCAATGACATTGACCCCAATCTCAAATTCACTATTGAACGTGACACTCAGCGTGTTCATTACCTTGATATGTGGATTGAGAAATCAAATGGAACCATGTTTTACAACTCTGTATAGAAAAGAAACGGACAGAATACTCTATTGCAGGTGGACAGCTTCCATCCTGAGCCATTAAAAAGGGGACTTCCAAGAAGTCACTTTTTCAGACTGCGCTTTATATGCCACTCCACAGAAGATTACCTAGAAAAAGCAGCGGAGATGCGCATTCGGTTACTAAGAAGAGGCTATTCGCCACAATGTGTGGATGAAGCTCTTAATTTGGCAttgggagaaacaggagatgaaCTGTTACAAAAAAGACCCGCTAAAGCTAAAGAACTCTGTAATGTCCACAACTACATATACTTTGAACTCGCGAAAAGTGGGAGGTGTGGTCAAAAAACACTGGTATATTTTATCATCGGACCCAACTTTGCTGgctgattttaaaaaaaatacaccACTGATTGTGTATAGGAGAGGTCGCAATTTACGCGATAAATTGGTTCATGCCAACTGCCAGCCACAAAAGAAAATCAGACAGGCTCTTTTACGCCCTCTACCAAATGGTAGCTATTAATGCAGAGGATGCGCACAGTGCAACAATATGATGAAGTGTGAATATTTCTGCCACCCACACACAGGAAAACGGTTCCAAATAAATGACATTattacatgtgtaactctgtgttgttgtatgtgtcgaattgctacgctttatcttgggcaggtcgcagttgcaaatgagaacttgttctcaactagcctacctggttaaataaaggtgaaataaaataaataaataacattatTAAATGTCCATGTGGGCTCTGCTATGTCGGTAAAACTTCTCGTTCTCAAACAGAGAATTAGTGAACATAAAGTTCAATCAGGAGAAACGACAGGGATTATCCAGTCACAGTACATTTCAATGACCTGCAGCATGACATTTCTACCTTTAGATTTTGTGGCATAGAGAAAGTTAAGATATCAGACAGGTGATATTAATAATAATAGATTTTCAccctccagacattatttcctAAAGGACTTAATGATTAAATGcctatgtatgttatgttgtgaATTTGAACATGAATTATGTGCCTATTTAAGATTACTCTGTTTTTCGTACGATGTACCCAATGACTAATGAAAACTTGCTATGTCCACATTGTGGTTTTACAGACGTGTTTCATACGTCTTATTTATACACTTTTGTAATATTTATCAAatgcatattgttatatttggtagcatttatTTGTTTTTCCTTAGCCTCCAACCCCCTTCGATGTGTGTGGAACGGATGTGGGTGGGGCTAGGTCTACATAAGGTGCACATTTTAAAAAATAGactaaagctctgaggaaggccttGAGGCAGATACataaagcttattaaagatcagtgatactatcaagagcagtgtgcggtttcctttttccttcatctTGTTCAATTGTTGCCATGCACCTGTAAATAAgattgctcagatgtgcgagtgccttttgaattttgtatatggccaacataccacgactaagggctgttcttgtgCAGGACGCAAGGAGTGCCTGGACAGTCATTAGCTGtggaatattggccatatatcacaaaaccctgaggtgctttattgctattataaactggttaccaacgtaattacagcagtcaaataaatgttttgtcatacccgtagtatatggtctgatataccatggctgtcagccaatctgCATTCTGGGCTCCACCCACCAAGTTGATAACAGACCTTATACCACGGGtaagacaaaacatgtattttaactgctctaattatgttggtaaccatttTTTAATAGCAATACGGCACCACAGGGGTTTTTACTTAAATAAACTCTCTCTGAAATATGTCAATGAAACCCTGAGAAAATGCTTGAATTAATGAAGAGTAACATTTAATTGAGGCTGTATTTAAGCTCATAACTACTAACATGCTGCCCCCTGGTGAGGCTAAAACACACTAAGGTCACAAATAAAGACAGGTTTTCTGGAGACTGaactcttttttatttatttaggtaagtcagttatgaacaaattcttattttacaatgacggcctaccccagccaaacctttccttaacccggaccacgctgggccaattatgcgccgccttacgggactcccaatcacagctggttgtgatacagcctgggatcgaaccagggtctgtagtgacgcgtctagcactgagatggagtgccttagaccgctgcgcaacTCTGAGCCCTCTTACCTTTCATCGTGGTACATTTTTGTAATTTGTTGTTCGATGTTGACCATTTGGGATAAACTAGTACTACTAATTGTCTAATCTGATTCAGACACTCCGAAACCTGCCTTTAAACTTTAAACGAAGTGAAAATGTCCCTGGAAATTGATCATGCGCAACAGTCTTGGTTTTAGTACAAGCTATATTGTTGTAAATGTCTCAATTAAACCAAATAGGGTACTAGGGGGTAACTAGCCCCCCCTAAGAACAATCTCTAATTGCTGACACAAAAAAACAACGTTTGGAAAATAATGGTATGTGGATGAAGGTCATGCTTAGGCGAATGAACTACAAAGGGAAATAAATGGCTACAGTTTACACTTTTGTAGTTGTTTCATGAAATGTTGTTTTTAGAAAAGGCATAGGGTTTCACACAAGTGAGTTAAAATCCATTTTATCACTTTGATTTAGAAATTCTTTAGTAAGTAATACTTAAAAGCTAAGTctagttattttattttaatgattTAAATCAAATATGGGGGGAAATGGGGTTGCACAATCCCCAAATCTGGAACAAATTCAATAAAGCATACAGAGCTATTATTGCatgcagggttggggagtaacggattacatgaAACGGATTATTTAAAAAACGGTCATTGTAATctgttacgttaccagcaaaaatattgtaatcagattatagagcggaaatggaggaaaactcgccttcctgcggacctggcatcctttcactccctcctctctacattttcctcctctgtctctgctgctaaagccactttctaccactctaaattccaagcatctgcctctaaccctaggaagctctttgccaccttctcttccctcctgaatcctcctccccctcccccccccctccctctctgcagatgacttcgtcaaccattttgaaaagaaggtcgacgacatccgatcctcgtttgctaagtcaaacgacaccgctggttctgctcacactgccctaccctgtgctctgacctctttctcccctctctctccagatgaaatctcgcgtcttgtgacggccggccgcccaacaacctgcccgcttgaccctatcccctcctctcttctccagaccatttccggagaccttctcccttacctcacctcgctcatcaactcataatataataatatatgccatttagcagacgcttttatccaaagcgacttacagtcatgtgtgcatacattctacgtatgggtggtcctggggatcgaacccacaactatataaataaatttgatttgaatttgatttgatttagcagacgcttttatccaaagcgacttacagtcatgtgtgcatacattctacgtatgggtggtcctggggatcgaacccacaaccctggcattacaagcgccatgctctaccaactgagctacagaaggacctcatccctgaccgctggctaagtcccttccgtcttcaagagagcgagagttgcaccctttctgaaaaaacctacactcgatccctccgatgtcaacaactacagaccagtatcccttctttcttttctctccaaaactcttgaacgtgccgtccttggccagctctcccgctatctctctcagaatgaccttcttgatccaaatcagtcaggtttcaagactagtcattcaactgagactgctcttctctgtatcacgggggcgctccacactgctaaagctaactctctctcctctgctctcatccttctagacctatcggctgccttcgatactgtgaaccatcagatcctcctctccaccctctccgagttgggcatctccggcgcggcccacgcttggattgcatcctacctgacaggtcgctcctaccaggtggcgtggcgagaatctgtctcttcaccacgcgctctcaccactggtgtcccccagggctctgttctaggccctctcctattctcgctatacaccaagtcacttggctctgtcataacctcacatggtctctcctatcattgctatgcagacgacacacaattaatcttctcctttcccccttctgatgaccaggtggcgaatcgcatctctgcatgtctggcagacatatcagtgtggatgatggatcaccacctcaagctgaacctcggcaagacagagctgctcttcctcccggggaaggactgcccgttccatgatctcgccatcacggttgacaactccattgtgtcctcttcccagagcgctaagaaccttggcgtgatcctggacaacaccctgtcgttctcaactaacatcaaggcggtggcccgttcctgtaggttcatgctctacaacatccacagagtacgaccctgcctcacacaggaagcggcgcaggtcctaatccaggcacttgtcatctcccgtctggattactgcaactcgctgttggctgggctccctgcctgtgccattaaacccctacaactcatccagaacgctgcagcccgtctggtgttcaaccttcccaagttttctcacgtcaccccactcctccgctcctccgctctctccactggcttccagttgaagctcgcatccgctacaagaccatggtgcttgcctacggagctgtgaggggaacggcacctcagtacctccaggctctgatcaggccctacacccaaacaagggcactgcgttcatccacctctggcctgctcgcctccctaccactgaggaagtacagttcccgctcagcccagtcaaaactgtttgctgctctggcccccccaatggtggaacaaactccctcacgacgccaggacagcggagtcaatcaccaccttccggagacacctgaaaccccacctctttaaggaatacctaggataggataaagtaatccttctcacccccccccccttaaaagatttaaatgcactattgtaaagtggctgttccactggatgtcataaggtgaatgcaccaatttttaagtcgctctggataagagcgtctgctaaatgacttaaatgtaaatgtaaaatgtaatgcaAAAAAAGTGACACCTCTGTTTTCTCAATAACATTCAAATCCTAATTGAAAAAAGGCGTAAGtgtaagtttgttccacctgagcgagtctgaccacaagtcagagaccactatgatgacatacCAAGTGGCTTTGATGGATTTTAGGAAAAGAGCAGGAacaggcttttgtaggctacagtccaagttATGTCTTACTGGTACGACTGCTGTCCGCATTCAAAGATTATCCTATTTGAATAAAtccttggaggtaaggatgacagc belongs to Oncorhynchus gorbuscha isolate QuinsamMale2020 ecotype Even-year linkage group LG22, OgorEven_v1.0, whole genome shotgun sequence and includes:
- the LOC124009964 gene encoding proenkephalin-A-like, with protein sequence MAVPGNSLWRLLLCAYFALTVGADCEKDCALCLNRILGQQTAINTLTCSIECEGSLDTTKLRLCRDVLLEEEPVAVDKIKQEEVEGEQHQLAKKYGGFMKRYGGFMIRRSPPVQDGGVQGGQNSPVAEEEDIRLEILKILNSEAEAQRDGELAKRYGGFMRRGGDFGALEVAGRPLKKRYGGFMRRVGRPEWLEDQKNKGGLLKRSWEGQGVDSPLAEIQKKYGGFMD